From Desulfovibrio legallii, one genomic window encodes:
- the metK gene encoding methionine adenosyltransferase produces the protein MQTKGKYYFTSESVTEGHPDKVADQISDAVLDTLLAQDPDAHVACETLVTTGMALIAGEITTSGYADLPSVVRETIRNIGYSNSGMGFDWQTCAVINTIGHQSPDIAQGVRREKPEDQGAGDQGMMFGYACDETATLMPAPIYWAHQLSQRLSQVRKDGLVDFFRPDGKTQVSFEYQDGKPVRINNVVVSTQHAESASQADVAEAVKKLVIRPVLEPTGYFDEKHCEIFINTTGRFVVGGPMGDCGLTGRKIIQDTYGGSGHHGGGAFSGKDPSKVDRSGAYMGRYIAKNVVAAGLAPVCEVQIAYCIGVAQPVSVLVSSQGSGHIPDEVLTRAVREVFDLRPYFITKRLDLKRPIYQKTSCYGHFGRELPEFTWEKTDAVADLRTAAKV, from the coding sequence ATGCAAACCAAGGGCAAATACTACTTTACTTCCGAATCCGTCACCGAAGGTCATCCCGACAAGGTGGCTGACCAGATTTCCGACGCCGTGCTGGACACCCTGCTGGCCCAGGACCCCGACGCCCATGTGGCTTGCGAAACCCTGGTGACCACGGGCATGGCCCTTATAGCCGGAGAAATAACCACCAGCGGCTACGCCGACCTGCCCAGCGTGGTGCGCGAAACCATCAGAAACATCGGCTACAGCAATTCCGGCATGGGCTTTGACTGGCAGACCTGCGCGGTCATCAACACCATCGGTCATCAGTCGCCGGATATTGCCCAGGGCGTGCGGCGCGAAAAGCCCGAAGACCAGGGCGCGGGCGACCAGGGCATGATGTTTGGTTACGCCTGTGACGAAACCGCCACCCTTATGCCTGCCCCCATCTACTGGGCGCACCAGCTCTCTCAGCGCCTTTCCCAGGTGCGTAAGGACGGTCTGGTGGACTTTTTCCGCCCTGACGGCAAGACTCAGGTTTCTTTTGAATACCAGGACGGCAAGCCCGTGCGCATCAACAACGTGGTGGTTTCCACCCAGCATGCGGAAAGCGCCAGTCAGGCCGATGTGGCCGAAGCCGTGAAAAAACTCGTCATCCGGCCTGTACTGGAACCCACCGGGTACTTTGATGAAAAGCACTGCGAAATTTTCATCAACACCACGGGCCGCTTTGTGGTGGGTGGCCCCATGGGCGATTGCGGCCTCACCGGGCGTAAAATTATTCAGGATACCTACGGCGGCAGCGGCCACCACGGCGGCGGGGCTTTTTCCGGCAAAGATCCCTCCAAGGTGGACCGTTCCGGCGCGTACATGGGTCGCTACATTGCCAAAAACGTGGTGGCCGCCGGTCTGGCCCCGGTCTGCGAAGTGCAGATCGCCTACTGCATCGGCGTGGCCCAGCCCGTGAGCGTGCTCGTCTCCTCCCAGGGCAGCGGGCACATCCCCGACGAAGTGCTTACCCGCGCCGTGCGCGAGGTTTTTGACCTGCGCCCCTACTTCATCACCAAGCGCCTGGACCTCAAGCGCCCCATCTACCAGAAAACCTCCTGCTATGGCCATTTTGGACGTGAACTTCCCGAATTTACCTGGGAAAAAACCGACGCTGTGGCCGACCTGCGCACCGCCGCCAAGGTGTAA
- a CDS encoding GNAT family N-acetyltransferase: MFCVQSETLADAGQEARALADAHWQEVEAPLHGPQNKVLDLARYAELEALHMLHLSTARQDGTLAGYAAFTLVPCPHRRGLLLAALDGLYLRPDLRRGPNALHLLHHAETALRQRGVGLIQYSSPASRPCDALYRRLGARLTETVWHKEVR; this comes from the coding sequence GTGTTCTGCGTACAAAGCGAAACGTTGGCCGACGCCGGACAGGAAGCCCGCGCCCTGGCCGACGCCCATTGGCAGGAGGTGGAGGCCCCCTTGCACGGGCCGCAAAACAAGGTGCTTGACCTGGCCCGCTACGCCGAGCTGGAAGCCCTGCATATGCTGCACCTGAGCACGGCCCGGCAGGACGGAACGCTGGCGGGCTACGCCGCCTTTACCCTGGTGCCCTGTCCCCACCGCCGGGGCCTGCTGTTGGCCGCCCTGGACGGCCTTTATCTGCGCCCCGACCTCCGGCGCGGTCCCAATGCCCTGCACCTGCTGCACCACGCCGAAACCGCCCTGCGCCAACGGGGCGTAGGGCTCATCCAGTACAGCTCTCCGGCCTCGCGCCCCTGCGACGCCCTCTACCGTCGGCTGGGCGCGCGCCTTACAGAAACCGTCTGGCACAAGGAGGTGCGCTGA
- a CDS encoding transporter substrate-binding domain-containing diguanylate cyclase produces MTQESRVVRVGVFPMPGFNRIEDNVVTGYNFAYLEQVSKYTGWTLAPVVLNNWTEAQKALDEDRIDLLGPTLHSPEREKRYLFCLYPSGTTFTALVTLSKNTALTYEDFPAFAGLRIGTARAPFWRQNFASFARRNDFSPPPLQVFEDMEDARQAMRAGTVDAILGIVFNLRDDEKLLAKYDPAPFYYITTPQHQALMAEMNHAVAQIKLEQPDLENRLARSYLVRSYQTPLSRSEQDFIAAAPLLRVGYNPDRKPLSWRDPATGLARGILPDIVRLLGKRSGLNFTFVPLTDKKRDLEEYFANDSIGLGVGLMYLDQLKQATLQRLSAPLLRSSLHLYVRRGTVLTPDKPFTLALLDGWRGGSHYGRATFPKARLRRYPDAAACLDAVVRGEADALLYTSLEVTYLLTRPQYKDITFLTEYQDHEDDRLALSPSMPPQLLSILNKTLNDLDERDKSQIISDNISSMVAPSSLKDLLYEHRAAILLAVELVLFLAVFATYAAYLRRRSHRATQESERRLSALTANINGGVISLLADPSLHIAQANTGFWRLLGHSAPPQEDALVTWLPPEDADRLRAAMSNSTTALSLELRLRHRGQTWLPVLLRGAPAPGEDGPAPLFHCVVVDITEQKHMQDELEQEKERYRILVEQSQDIIFDVDTEKRQFQCSPNFFAKFGREATPLFNSGGRPRNAHVVHPDDKPALLELRRRIYAGEHTAFSVMRIPTVEGRYIWCRIQVTRISRDGAPLRLIGKIVDIDEEVRRRAELERRSQRDSLTDLLNKAAFREQVRSCMPARPEGNRTDALMFMDLDNFKVLNDTLGHVVGDVALVDVAEALKRTFRNVDILGRFGGDEFCIFLRGITREVLQARAEAVLAALRLSYAREGQKVDVTASIGVYLFDGTESNYEEALQRADAALYYAKETGKNRYTFFDEVTDIAGTGSFHAFFPDMSAQDAALPPADAPHAPETPAADAPQPNAVALNPAAPEAAQPAPDAAPQEAATRQRPHPAKES; encoded by the coding sequence ATGACTCAGGAATCCCGCGTGGTCCGGGTGGGGGTGTTCCCTATGCCCGGCTTCAACCGCATAGAAGACAACGTTGTTACCGGGTACAACTTTGCCTATCTGGAGCAAGTGTCCAAGTACACGGGCTGGACCCTCGCCCCCGTGGTGCTGAACAACTGGACAGAAGCTCAGAAAGCCCTGGACGAGGACCGCATTGACCTGCTGGGGCCCACGCTGCATTCGCCGGAACGGGAAAAACGCTACCTGTTCTGCCTCTACCCCAGCGGCACCACCTTTACGGCCCTGGTCACCCTGAGCAAAAATACCGCACTTACCTATGAGGATTTTCCGGCTTTTGCCGGGCTGCGCATCGGTACGGCGCGCGCTCCCTTCTGGCGCCAGAACTTTGCCTCCTTTGCCCGGCGCAATGACTTCAGCCCCCCCCCGCTGCAGGTCTTTGAAGACATGGAGGACGCTCGCCAAGCCATGCGCGCCGGCACGGTGGACGCCATCCTGGGCATTGTCTTCAACCTGCGCGATGACGAAAAGCTGCTGGCCAAATACGACCCCGCGCCTTTCTACTACATCACCACGCCGCAACACCAGGCCCTCATGGCTGAAATGAACCATGCCGTGGCCCAGATAAAGCTGGAACAGCCCGACCTGGAAAACCGCCTGGCCCGCAGCTACCTGGTCCGCAGTTACCAAACCCCCCTGAGCAGAAGCGAACAGGACTTTATTGCCGCCGCGCCCTTGCTGCGTGTGGGCTACAACCCCGACCGCAAGCCCCTGTCCTGGCGCGACCCCGCCACGGGTCTGGCCCGCGGCATCCTGCCGGACATTGTCCGTCTGCTGGGCAAGCGCAGCGGCCTGAACTTCACCTTTGTGCCGCTTACGGATAAAAAACGGGATCTGGAAGAATACTTCGCCAACGACAGCATAGGCCTGGGCGTCGGCCTTATGTATCTGGACCAGCTCAAACAGGCCACGTTGCAGCGGCTTTCCGCCCCTCTGCTGCGCAGCAGCCTGCACCTCTATGTGCGCCGCGGCACAGTCCTGACCCCGGACAAACCCTTTACGCTGGCCCTGCTGGACGGCTGGCGCGGCGGCAGCCACTATGGGCGCGCCACCTTCCCCAAAGCCCGGCTGCGACGTTATCCCGACGCGGCCGCCTGCCTGGACGCCGTGGTTCGCGGAGAGGCCGACGCCCTGCTCTATACCTCGCTGGAAGTCACCTACCTGCTCACCCGCCCACAGTACAAGGACATCACCTTTCTGACCGAATATCAGGACCACGAGGACGACCGTCTGGCCCTGAGCCCCTCCATGCCGCCCCAACTGCTTTCCATCCTCAACAAGACTCTGAACGACCTGGACGAGCGGGACAAGAGCCAGATCATTTCCGATAACATTTCCAGCATGGTGGCCCCAAGTTCCCTGAAGGATCTGCTCTATGAGCACCGTGCCGCAATTCTGCTGGCAGTGGAGCTGGTGCTGTTTTTGGCGGTCTTTGCCACCTATGCCGCATATCTGCGCCGACGTTCGCACAGGGCCACGCAGGAAAGCGAACGCCGCCTGAGCGCCCTGACGGCCAATATCAACGGCGGCGTCATCAGCCTCCTGGCGGATCCGTCCCTGCATATCGCTCAGGCCAATACGGGTTTTTGGCGGCTGTTGGGCCACAGCGCGCCGCCCCAGGAAGACGCCCTCGTCACCTGGCTGCCCCCGGAAGACGCGGACAGGCTGCGCGCGGCCATGAGCAACAGCACGACCGCCCTGAGCCTGGAGCTGCGCCTGCGCCACCGCGGCCAGACCTGGCTGCCCGTGCTGCTGCGCGGCGCGCCGGCGCCGGGAGAAGACGGTCCCGCCCCCCTCTTCCATTGTGTGGTAGTGGACATTACCGAACAGAAACATATGCAGGACGAACTGGAACAGGAAAAAGAACGCTACCGCATCCTGGTGGAGCAATCCCAGGACATTATCTTTGATGTGGATACGGAAAAACGTCAGTTTCAGTGCTCCCCCAACTTTTTCGCCAAATTCGGGCGCGAGGCCACCCCCTTGTTCAATTCCGGCGGCCGCCCGCGCAATGCCCATGTGGTGCACCCCGACGACAAGCCCGCCTTGCTGGAACTGCGCCGCAGGATCTATGCGGGCGAACACACCGCCTTCAGCGTCATGCGCATTCCCACCGTGGAGGGCCGCTACATCTGGTGCCGCATTCAGGTCACGCGCATCAGCAGGGACGGCGCGCCGCTGCGCCTCATCGGCAAAATCGTGGACATTGATGAGGAGGTGCGGCGACGGGCCGAACTGGAACGCCGTTCGCAACGCGACAGCCTTACGGACCTCCTGAACAAGGCGGCCTTCAGAGAGCAGGTGCGCTCCTGTATGCCCGCGCGTCCCGAAGGCAACCGGACGGACGCACTTATGTTCATGGATCTGGACAATTTTAAGGTGCTTAATGACACTCTCGGCCATGTGGTGGGCGATGTGGCCCTGGTGGACGTGGCCGAGGCCCTCAAACGCACATTCCGCAATGTGGATATTCTGGGCCGCTTCGGCGGCGACGAATTTTGTATCTTTTTGCGCGGCATCACCCGTGAGGTGCTGCAGGCCAGGGCTGAGGCCGTGCTGGCCGCGTTGCGTCTTTCCTACGCCCGCGAGGGCCAGAAGGTGGATGTTACCGCCAGCATCGGCGTCTATCTCTTTGACGGAACAGAAAGCAATTATGAAGAGGCCCTGCAGCGCGCGGACGCTGCCCTCTACTATGCCAAGGAAACGGGCAAAAACCGCTACACCTTCTTTGACGAGGTGACGGACATTGCCGGCACAGGCTCCTTCCACGCCTTTTTCCCGGATATGTCCGCCCAGGACGCGGCCCTGCCCCCGGCGGATGCGCCCCATGCCCCTGAAACGCCAGCCGCGGACGCCCCGCAGCCCAACGCCGTAGCGCTCAACCCTGCAGCCCCGGAAGCTGCACAGCCGGCCCCGGACGCCGCCCCCCAGGAAGCCGCAACGCGGCAACGGCCGCACCCCGCCAAGGAGTCCTGA
- a CDS encoding DNA polymerase III subunit delta' encodes MDALLPALASPAFDAFKAVLCRLAAAPPQVLLLEGGSAAQRRDMALYWAMCCNCAQVAVAGAPCLACPVCRQMAGGEHLDLAAYDGGISNREDTENPGLVRAFTMENVRLLRRRLRDAPHGGGRRVVLLMGLGQTRDEAANALLKALEEPSATTVFVLLAPQREQLLPTLVSRAFCLTLPWQPDTAAEAALAPWEDALAVFLETGQGFLERASAKGAMDAAGADALLLACQKAMIRVLAANATPQRLDAALAPLDATGRAVACRWLAEAQEALRYGVTPARVLEALAARLFVLRRQRGVA; translated from the coding sequence ATGGACGCGCTGCTGCCCGCGCTGGCCTCTCCGGCCTTTGACGCTTTCAAGGCCGTATTGTGCCGCTTGGCGGCCGCCCCGCCGCAGGTGCTTCTGCTGGAAGGCGGCAGTGCGGCCCAACGTCGGGATATGGCGCTCTACTGGGCCATGTGCTGCAATTGTGCGCAGGTCGCTGTCGCGGGCGCACCCTGCCTGGCCTGCCCCGTATGCCGCCAGATGGCCGGCGGCGAGCATCTGGATCTGGCTGCCTACGATGGCGGCATCAGCAACCGGGAAGATACGGAAAACCCTGGCCTGGTGCGCGCCTTTACCATGGAAAACGTGCGCCTGCTGCGTCGGCGGCTGCGCGACGCTCCTCACGGCGGGGGCCGCCGGGTAGTTTTGCTCATGGGGCTGGGCCAGACCAGGGACGAGGCTGCCAACGCCCTGCTCAAAGCGCTGGAGGAGCCCTCGGCCACCACGGTTTTTGTGCTGCTGGCCCCCCAGCGGGAACAGCTCTTGCCCACCCTGGTTTCGCGCGCTTTTTGCCTCACGCTGCCCTGGCAGCCCGATACGGCGGCTGAAGCCGCCTTGGCCCCCTGGGAGGACGCCCTGGCCGTTTTTTTGGAGACCGGGCAAGGCTTTCTTGAGCGCGCCTCGGCCAAGGGCGCCATGGATGCGGCCGGCGCCGACGCCTTGCTGCTGGCCTGTCAGAAAGCCATGATCCGCGTTCTGGCGGCCAATGCGACGCCGCAACGGCTGGACGCGGCCCTGGCTCCGCTGGATGCGACCGGGCGCGCCGTAGCCTGCCGCTGGCTTGCGGAAGCGCAGGAAGCCCTGCGCTATGGGGTCACTCCCGCCAGAGTGCTGGAGGCCCTGGCCGCGCGCCTGTTTGTGCTGCGGCGGCAACGCGGCGTGGCCTGA
- a CDS encoding asparaginase — MSPLCPSVSHVQTAAPAVSLPQVALLATGGTIAGVAASPLEQIDYAAGVLGVERMLESLPGIEGVARIVRRQCANLPSENCTPEHWALLAQGCALALQDPETCGAVLTHGTDTLEESAFYLYLTLPPEKPVVLTGAMRPATSLSADGPINIRDAVAVAASPAACGRGALLVMNGRILSARTAIKIATVDVEAFAAPESGGLGRAINGQALFFADCGGPAPLAGAYAALAGRADLPRVDVLYACAGMATDLVRHSAAHAQGLVLAGMGNGSMPSAVRDLLREAAGQGLTVVRASRTGAGPVTPLPGYAPFIPSGMLSPAKARVLLMLSLAATAHLPPAHRQAAAAAAFAQGGRL; from the coding sequence ATGTCCCCTCTGTGCCCCTCTGTTTCCCACGTGCAAACCGCCGCCCCCGCCGTCAGCCTGCCCCAGGTGGCCCTGCTGGCCACGGGCGGCACCATCGCCGGCGTGGCGGCTTCCCCCCTGGAACAGATCGACTACGCCGCCGGCGTGCTGGGCGTGGAACGCATGCTCGAAAGTCTGCCCGGCATTGAAGGCGTGGCGCGCATTGTCCGCCGCCAGTGCGCCAACCTGCCCAGCGAAAACTGTACTCCAGAGCACTGGGCCCTGCTGGCTCAGGGCTGCGCTCTGGCCCTGCAGGATCCGGAAACCTGCGGCGCAGTGCTCACCCACGGCACGGACACCCTGGAAGAATCCGCCTTCTACCTTTACCTGACTCTGCCCCCCGAAAAACCAGTGGTCCTCACCGGGGCCATGCGCCCGGCCACCTCCCTCAGCGCAGACGGCCCCATCAACATCCGCGACGCCGTGGCCGTGGCCGCCAGCCCCGCCGCCTGCGGCCGGGGCGCGCTGTTGGTCATGAACGGCCGTATCCTTTCCGCCCGCACCGCCATAAAAATCGCCACCGTGGACGTGGAAGCCTTTGCCGCGCCCGAATCCGGCGGCCTTGGGCGGGCCATCAACGGGCAGGCCCTCTTTTTCGCCGACTGCGGCGGCCCGGCCCCCCTGGCCGGCGCTTATGCCGCCCTGGCCGGCCGGGCCGATCTGCCCCGGGTGGACGTGCTCTACGCCTGCGCCGGCATGGCCACAGATCTGGTGCGTCACAGCGCCGCCCACGCCCAGGGCCTGGTGCTGGCCGGCATGGGCAATGGCTCCATGCCCAGCGCCGTGCGCGACCTTCTGCGTGAGGCCGCAGGCCAGGGCCTTACCGTGGTCCGCGCCAGCCGCACCGGTGCGGGGCCCGTCACCCCTTTGCCGGGCTACGCCCCTTTCATCCCCTCCGGTATGCTTTCCCCTGCCAAGGCCCGCGTCCTGCTGATGCTTTCCCTCGCCGCCACCGCCCACCTGCCCCCGGCCCACCGCCAAGCCGCCGCCGCCGCGGCCTTTGCCCAGGGCGGACGACTGTAG
- a CDS encoding tRNA (adenine-N1)-methyltransferase, whose amino-acid sequence MIPYGSLVVFVTPKGRRYIKLLEEGKDWHGNDGVLRAADVAASHYGDVLYTNTGVPMQVQEATLHDRLKGLKRQTQIIYPKDIAYICLRLGAGPGRTIIEAGCGSGGLTTGLSWFCGPTGRVVSHEAREEFLTLARRNLTWAGVGRNVELHHQDIANGFAISGADALFLDVRTPWEYLDHALTAVRPGATLGFLLPTVDQVGKLLXGLERGPFGDVEVCEILMRRWKPLADRLRPEDRMIAHTGFLIFCRQQDQNADFLALRPLGTRERKQEAARRARLEEGDEA is encoded by the coding sequence ATGATCCCCTACGGTTCGCTTGTTGTTTTTGTGACGCCCAAGGGCCGCCGCTACATAAAACTCCTGGAAGAAGGCAAAGACTGGCACGGCAACGACGGCGTGCTGCGCGCCGCGGATGTGGCCGCGTCCCACTACGGCGACGTGCTCTATACCAATACGGGCGTGCCCATGCAGGTGCAGGAGGCCACCCTCCACGATCGCCTCAAGGGGCTCAAGCGCCAGACGCAGATCATCTACCCCAAGGACATCGCCTACATCTGCCTGCGCCTGGGGGCCGGGCCGGGGCGGACCATCATTGAAGCGGGCTGCGGTTCCGGCGGGCTGACCACCGGGCTTTCCTGGTTCTGCGGCCCCACGGGCCGGGTGGTCAGCCACGAGGCCCGCGAGGAATTTCTGACCCTGGCCCGCCGCAACCTGACGTGGGCCGGCGTGGGCCGGAACGTGGAGCTGCACCACCAGGACATTGCCAACGGCTTTGCCATAAGCGGGGCTGACGCCCTTTTTCTGGACGTGCGCACCCCCTGGGAATACCTGGACCACGCCCTGACCGCCGTGCGCCCCGGGGCCACCCTGGGCTTTCTGCTGCCCACAGTGGACCAGGTGGGCAAACTCCTGMTGGGGCTGGAGCGCGGCCCCTTCGGCGATGTGGAAGTCTGCGAAATCCTCATGCGCCGCTGGAAGCCCCTGGCCGACCGCCTGCGCCCCGAAGACCGCATGATCGCCCACACGGGTTTTCTTATCTTCTGCCGCCAACAAGACCAGAACGCCGACTTCCTCGCTCTGCGCCCCCTGGGCACCCGCGAACGCAAACAGGAAGCCGCCCGCCGCGCCCGGCTGGAAGAAGGCGACGAAGCATAA
- the panC gene encoding pantoate--beta-alanine ligase, protein MQILTTPHELEAQCRAWRKAGDDIALVPTMGYYHAGHEDLMTHARGLARRLVVSLFVNPTQFGPGEDLEAYPRDPERDAAIAAAHGADVLFRPEPGLMYAPDHATWVEVPELAKGLCGQTRPVHFRGVCTVVLKLFLLTGADVAVFGQKDWQQQAILRRMARDLNVPVRIVTRPTVREADGLALSSRNLYLTPEERAQAPEIRQGLLYARKLAEEGETSVSLLREAVLRRWAERLPLGRLDYLSVVHPESLAPLTEAGDAALMACAVRMGKARLIDNILLRP, encoded by the coding sequence ATGCAGATATTAACTACACCTCACGAATTGGAAGCGCAGTGCCGCGCCTGGCGTAAAGCCGGGGATGACATCGCCCTGGTGCCCACCATGGGCTACTACCATGCCGGGCATGAAGACCTTATGACCCACGCCAGGGGTCTGGCCCGGCGGCTGGTGGTGAGCCTGTTTGTCAACCCCACCCAGTTTGGCCCCGGCGAAGATCTGGAGGCCTACCCGCGCGATCCGGAGCGCGACGCAGCCATTGCCGCCGCACACGGGGCGGACGTGTTGTTTCGGCCCGAACCCGGCCTGATGTACGCTCCGGACCACGCCACCTGGGTGGAGGTGCCGGAGCTGGCCAAAGGCCTGTGCGGACAGACCCGGCCCGTGCACTTTCGTGGCGTGTGCACTGTGGTGCTCAAGCTCTTTTTGCTCACCGGGGCGGACGTGGCGGTGTTCGGCCAGAAGGACTGGCAGCAGCAGGCCATTTTGCGCCGCATGGCGCGCGATCTCAATGTGCCCGTGCGCATCGTGACCCGTCCCACCGTGCGCGAGGCCGACGGCCTGGCCCTTTCTTCCCGCAACCTTTACCTGACGCCGGAGGAACGCGCCCAGGCGCCGGAAATTCGCCAGGGCCTGCTCTACGCCCGCAAGCTGGCGGAAGAAGGCGAAACCAGCGTCAGCCTGCTGCGCGAAGCCGTACTGCGCCGTTGGGCCGAGCGCCTGCCCCTGGGCCGGTTGGACTACCTGAGCGTGGTGCACCCCGAATCCCTCGCGCCCCTGACCGAAGCGGGGGACGCCGCCCTCATGGCCTGCGCCGTGCGCATGGGCAAGGCCCGGCTCATCGACAACATTCTGCTCCGTCCGTAA
- a CDS encoding adenylosuccinate synthase has translation MANTVIIGAQWGDEGKGKIVDMLSAQSRAIVRFQGGNNAGHTIKVGGEETILHLIPSGILHADKICLIGNGVVLDPHVFLEEVDHLAARGVDVSPARLGISKKTHLILPYHKSLDQAREARRAGHKIGTTGRGIGPCYEDKASRVGLRAGDLLAPDLVRAKVAHALQEKNVLLRDLYKFEPLDPAAVADELLALAPRLIPYLTDVEARLQEVQRQGGDILFEGAQGTHLDIDHGTYPFVTSSNTVAGNAAAGAGAAPSALTRVVGIVKAYTTRVGSGPFPTELLDDTGSYLRTQGHEFGATTGRPRRCGWLDAVVLRESVRLNGLTDIALTKLDVLQNLPALRICVAYEYEGRRLEYPPQEEGGLGRVTPVYEELPGFEEDIAACTAFEALPPTVRAYVERIEALTGVRVSLVSVGAERRQTIVR, from the coding sequence ATGGCGAATACGGTCATCATCGGCGCTCAGTGGGGCGACGAGGGCAAGGGCAAAATAGTGGACATGCTGAGCGCCCAAAGCCGCGCCATCGTGCGCTTTCAGGGCGGCAACAATGCCGGGCACACTATTAAGGTGGGCGGGGAGGAAACTATCCTCCACCTCATCCCTTCGGGCATTCTGCACGCGGACAAAATCTGTCTGATCGGCAACGGCGTTGTGCTGGACCCCCACGTTTTTCTTGAAGAAGTAGACCATCTGGCCGCCCGTGGCGTGGACGTGAGCCCCGCGCGCCTGGGCATCAGCAAAAAAACGCACCTCATTCTGCCCTACCACAAAAGCCTGGATCAGGCCCGCGAAGCCCGCCGCGCCGGTCATAAAATCGGCACCACCGGCCGGGGCATCGGCCCCTGTTATGAAGACAAGGCCTCCCGCGTGGGCCTGCGCGCCGGCGACCTCCTTGCGCCCGACCTGGTGCGCGCCAAGGTGGCTCACGCCCTGCAGGAAAAAAACGTCCTTCTGCGGGATCTTTATAAATTTGAGCCCCTGGACCCCGCCGCCGTGGCTGACGAGCTGCTGGCCCTGGCCCCGCGCCTCATCCCTTACCTCACAGATGTGGAGGCCCGTCTGCAGGAAGTGCAGCGCCAGGGCGGCGACATCCTCTTTGAAGGCGCGCAGGGCACGCATCTGGATATCGACCACGGCACCTATCCCTTCGTGACCTCTTCCAATACCGTGGCCGGCAACGCCGCCGCGGGCGCGGGCGCGGCCCCTTCGGCCCTGACCCGCGTGGTGGGCATTGTCAAGGCCTACACCACCAGGGTGGGCTCCGGCCCCTTTCCCACCGAGCTTCTGGACGACACGGGCAGCTACCTGCGCACGCAAGGGCACGAATTCGGCGCCACCACGGGCCGCCCCCGCCGCTGCGGCTGGCTGGACGCCGTGGTCCTGCGCGAAAGCGTGCGTCTCAATGGCCTTACGGATATTGCCCTGACCAAATTGGACGTTCTGCAGAATCTGCCTGCCCTGCGCATTTGCGTGGCCTACGAATATGAGGGCCGTCGCCTGGAGTATCCCCCGCAGGAAGAAGGCGGCCTGGGGCGGGTAACCCCCGTGTATGAAGAACTGCCCGGTTTTGAGGAGGACATTGCCGCTTGCACCGCCTTTGAGGCCCTGCCCCCCACAGTGCGCGCCTATGTGGAACGCATTGAGGCGCTCACGGGCGTGCGCGTGAGCCTGGTTTCTGTGGGCGCGGAGCGTCGACAGACCATCGTGCGCTGA
- a CDS encoding phage tail assembly chaperone — MRDAKLGDTDKYLLADYPSSADSLAAIRAYRQTLRDLPGQEGAPWDGGGELTPWPELPAVQGV; from the coding sequence GTGCGTGACGCTAAGCTGGGCGACACGGACAAGTATCTGTTAGCGGATTACCCTAGTAGCGCTGACAGCCTGGCCGCCATCAGGGCCTACCGCCAGACACTGCGCGACTTGCCTGGCCAGGAGGGTGCGCCGTGGGACGGCGGCGGCGAACTGACGCCCTGGCCGGAACTGCCAGCCGTGCAAGGGGTCTGA